In Nonomuraea sp. NBC_00507, the following are encoded in one genomic region:
- a CDS encoding cytochrome P450: MAIDAAPTRTLPFLRKLTRHARVPVNAFEEAGTQANGDLVRLSMGPFRPYLVTHPDHVQHVLARKQPNYVREGMFWDPLAPLLGEGILSDGESWAESRQILQPLFTAKYVNSLAEHMAEIINELIEETVIPGRPFDVAKGVSAIVHPTIVRLFFGAKISVADINRLVPAYDVAVTAKAIRLLMPFVPELFPMPGDQSFKRAIKTIDEVVYPRIRQARSQDQEGDDVVSRLVKARQDIEGAEGDRRIRDDLVAMHGASTETSATALTWAWPVLQAYPHVAAKLYEEVERVVGDDPVSTAHLPDLVYLRMFVTELLRLYPPGWILPRKTVETDVVGGITVEAGSTVMLSPYLTHRLPRFWERPLEFDPERFAPANEAKRHRYAYWPFGAGPHVCLGQHLFMMEAPLLIAGILRKYRPIVHHDGSVTPRLASSLRPTAGLSMTLVPVGRR; encoded by the coding sequence GTGGCGATTGACGCCGCCCCTACCAGAACGTTGCCTTTCCTCCGTAAGCTCACGAGACATGCGCGCGTCCCTGTCAACGCGTTCGAAGAAGCCGGCACCCAGGCCAACGGGGATCTCGTCCGGCTGAGCATGGGCCCCTTCCGCCCGTATCTGGTGACCCATCCCGACCACGTCCAGCACGTGCTCGCCAGGAAGCAGCCGAACTACGTGCGCGAGGGCATGTTCTGGGACCCGCTGGCCCCGCTGCTGGGCGAAGGCATCCTGTCGGACGGCGAGAGCTGGGCGGAGAGCCGCCAGATCCTGCAGCCGCTGTTCACGGCCAAGTACGTGAACTCGCTCGCCGAGCACATGGCCGAGATCATCAACGAGCTCATCGAGGAGACGGTGATCCCGGGGCGGCCCTTCGACGTGGCCAAGGGCGTGTCCGCCATCGTGCACCCGACGATCGTACGGCTGTTCTTCGGCGCGAAGATCTCCGTGGCGGACATCAACCGACTGGTGCCCGCTTACGACGTCGCCGTCACCGCCAAGGCCATCCGCCTGCTGATGCCGTTCGTGCCGGAGCTGTTCCCGATGCCGGGCGACCAGTCGTTCAAGCGCGCGATCAAGACCATTGACGAGGTCGTCTACCCACGCATCCGGCAGGCCAGATCGCAGGACCAGGAGGGGGACGACGTCGTGTCGCGGCTGGTCAAGGCCCGCCAGGACATCGAGGGCGCCGAGGGCGACAGGCGCATCAGGGACGACCTGGTCGCCATGCACGGGGCCTCGACGGAGACCTCGGCGACCGCGCTGACCTGGGCCTGGCCCGTGCTGCAGGCGTACCCGCACGTCGCCGCCAAGCTGTACGAGGAGGTCGAGCGGGTGGTCGGCGACGACCCCGTCAGCACCGCGCACCTGCCGGACCTGGTCTACCTCAGGATGTTCGTCACCGAATTGCTGCGGCTCTACCCGCCGGGCTGGATCTTGCCGCGCAAGACGGTCGAGACGGACGTCGTGGGCGGGATCACCGTTGAGGCCGGCTCCACCGTCATGCTGAGCCCGTACCTGACGCATCGGCTGCCGCGGTTCTGGGAACGGCCGCTGGAGTTCGACCCCGAGCGCTTCGCGCCGGCGAACGAGGCCAAGCGGCACCGATACGCGTACTGGCCGTTCGGCGCGGGCCCGCACGTGTGCCTCGGGCAGCACCTGTTCATGATGGAGGCGCCCCTTCTGATCGCCGGCATCCTGCGGAAGTACCGCCCGATCGTGCACCACGACGGCTCCGTGACCCCCCGGCTGGCCTCCTCGCTGCGTCCCACCGCCGGCCTGTCGATGACGCTGGTGCCGGTGGGGCGGCGGTGA
- a CDS encoding polyprenyl synthetase family protein, giving the protein MNLSHPLGGGAMPRFRGLLEPALREAVSNLHPWGARMAAFALGWSDADGRPYHGDGGKGVRPAIAMLSAEAVGAPAESALPAAVAVELVHAFSLAHDDIIDHDERRRHREALWKAYGVGPALLTGDALLALAVQQLAGAPEAMRFLSAALVELVNGQSADMAFENRPWRGPKEVTIGEYTEMAAGKTGSLLGAAAAAGVALGGGAPEIADRMWAVGRDLGVAFQIADDMLGIWGDPRVTGKPVHNDLRRDKKTLPVLAALATDSPAARELSAVLSAGVTDEESVRRAARLVEEAGGRAAALAMADRYVASAVDILDECLPGATELRTLCHGLVNRIH; this is encoded by the coding sequence TTGAATCTCAGCCATCCCCTGGGCGGCGGCGCCATGCCCCGTTTCCGGGGCCTGCTCGAACCCGCCCTCCGTGAGGCGGTCTCGAACCTGCATCCGTGGGGTGCCAGGATGGCCGCGTTCGCTCTGGGCTGGTCGGACGCGGATGGCAGGCCGTACCACGGGGACGGCGGCAAGGGCGTGCGACCCGCCATCGCCATGCTCAGCGCCGAGGCGGTCGGGGCCCCGGCCGAGTCGGCGCTGCCGGCGGCGGTCGCGGTGGAGCTGGTGCACGCGTTCTCGCTGGCGCACGACGACATCATCGATCACGACGAGCGGCGCAGGCACCGCGAGGCGCTCTGGAAGGCGTACGGCGTGGGGCCCGCGCTGCTCACCGGCGACGCACTCCTCGCCCTGGCGGTCCAGCAGCTCGCCGGAGCGCCGGAGGCCATGAGGTTCCTGTCGGCGGCGCTCGTCGAGCTCGTGAACGGGCAGAGCGCCGACATGGCCTTCGAGAACCGGCCCTGGCGCGGGCCCAAAGAGGTCACCATCGGCGAGTACACGGAGATGGCCGCGGGCAAGACCGGCAGTCTGCTGGGAGCCGCCGCGGCCGCCGGCGTGGCCCTGGGCGGCGGCGCGCCCGAGATCGCGGACCGGATGTGGGCCGTGGGCCGCGACCTGGGGGTGGCCTTCCAGATCGCCGACGACATGCTCGGCATCTGGGGCGATCCCCGCGTCACCGGCAAACCCGTCCACAACGATCTGCGGCGCGACAAGAAGACGTTGCCCGTCCTCGCCGCCCTCGCCACCGACTCGCCGGCCGCCCGCGAGCTGTCGGCCGTGCTCTCGGCCGGCGTCACGGACGAGGAGTCGGTACGCCGGGCCGCCCGGTTGGTGGAGGAGGCGGGCGGGCGGGCCGCCGCGCTTGCGATGGCGGATCGCTACGTGGCGTCGGCCGTGGACATCCTGGACGAATGCCTCCCCGGCGCGACCGAACTGCGCACTTTGTGCCACGGCCTGGTGAATCGCATCCACTGA
- a CDS encoding aldo/keto reductase: MRSVGTTDLSVFPIALGTNVFGWTADKETSFAVLDEYVENGGNFLDTADVYPYWATGDSASEMIIGEWLAHRHNRDSLVLSTKVGMLEGLRGLAPATIRTAVEDSLRRLRTDYIDLYWAHVDDHDTPMVESLAVFDALVREGKIRYAGASNHSAARLAEALKISDEEGLVRYVALQQEYNLVERGYEGELRDVVARERLGSTPYFGLARGFLTGKYAPGVTVESPRAGKAGEYLATEHGRRTLEALTKVAAERVVHPASVALAWLAAQPTITAPIASARSVEQLQALITAAELTLSTEELALLDEASRP; the protein is encoded by the coding sequence ATGAGATCAGTAGGTACCACGGACCTGTCCGTTTTCCCGATAGCGCTCGGCACCAATGTCTTCGGCTGGACGGCGGACAAGGAGACGTCGTTCGCGGTCCTCGACGAATACGTCGAGAACGGCGGCAATTTCCTCGACACCGCCGACGTCTATCCGTACTGGGCGACCGGCGACTCCGCGTCCGAGATGATCATCGGTGAGTGGCTGGCCCACCGGCACAACCGCGACTCGCTCGTCCTGTCCACCAAGGTCGGCATGCTCGAAGGGCTCCGGGGCCTGGCCCCGGCGACCATCCGCACGGCGGTCGAGGACTCGCTGCGGCGGCTCCGTACCGACTACATCGACCTTTACTGGGCGCACGTGGACGACCACGACACGCCGATGGTGGAGTCGCTGGCCGTCTTCGACGCGCTGGTGCGCGAGGGCAAGATCCGCTACGCCGGCGCGTCCAACCACAGCGCCGCCCGGCTGGCGGAGGCACTCAAGATCTCCGATGAGGAGGGGCTGGTCAGGTACGTCGCGCTGCAGCAGGAGTACAACCTGGTCGAGCGTGGCTACGAGGGCGAGCTGCGGGATGTGGTGGCCAGGGAGAGGCTGGGCAGCACGCCGTACTTCGGGCTGGCGCGCGGCTTCCTGACCGGCAAGTACGCGCCCGGCGTCACCGTCGAGAGCCCGCGGGCGGGCAAGGCCGGCGAATACCTGGCCACGGAGCACGGGCGGCGCACCCTGGAGGCGCTGACCAAGGTGGCGGCCGAGCGTGTGGTCCACCCGGCCTCGGTGGCGCTGGCCTGGCTCGCCGCCCAGCCGACGATCACGGCGCCGATCGCCAGCGCGCGCAGCGTCGAGCAACTGCAGGCCCTGATCACGGCCGCCGAGCTGACGCTGAGCACGGAGGAGCTCGCCCTCCTGGACGAGGCCTCGCGCCCCTGA
- a CDS encoding MFS transporter, with translation MTITTSPVSAKRRWAGLAVLSAAVLLVVMDMTVLNVALPAISEDLRPSSIELLWIVDAYGLVLAGLLVTVSALGDRWGRKRMLLTGFAVFGLASLAVLAADAPAEVIAVRALLGVGGAMIMPSTLSMIRNLFPDPGERAKALGIWSAMAAVGAALGPILAGLLLERFTWHAAFLVNVPVMAAAIGAGLVLLPESRNPSPGRWDALATVLSMAGMVTLVYAVKSFGKYGPASAGALLATVVAAVTLGWFVLRCLRRPDPLLELRLFRSGPFSAGVTTALTTAIAMGAVLLLLAQWMQLVRGYSPLETGVRLLPAALAALVASPLAPSLAARIGARTVLAGGLAVTAAGFLLLFLAPAPLDYWPVAGALTLIGIGNGALAIASAVIMSGTPAAKSGSAAAIEETSYDLGGALGVAVLGSVAAAVYRGGLDYDGPAAGVARESLGGAIDVARELGAEGARLGAEGFQLSAEGARLAEQATAAFTHSLALTSGAGAALMLAGAVLVWLLTPRGLDLSAGHR, from the coding sequence ATGACGATCACCACGTCGCCGGTCTCGGCGAAGCGGCGGTGGGCCGGCCTGGCCGTGTTGTCGGCCGCCGTGCTGCTCGTGGTCATGGACATGACCGTGCTCAACGTCGCGCTTCCGGCCATCTCCGAGGACCTGCGGCCCAGTTCCATCGAGCTGTTGTGGATCGTGGACGCGTACGGGCTCGTGCTGGCGGGGCTGCTGGTCACGGTGAGCGCGCTGGGCGATCGGTGGGGTCGCAAGCGGATGTTGCTGACCGGGTTCGCGGTGTTCGGGCTGGCCTCGCTGGCGGTGCTCGCGGCGGACGCCCCGGCGGAGGTGATCGCGGTGCGGGCGCTGCTCGGCGTCGGCGGCGCCATGATCATGCCGTCCACGCTGTCCATGATCCGTAACTTGTTCCCCGACCCCGGCGAGCGGGCCAAGGCGCTGGGCATATGGTCGGCGATGGCCGCGGTGGGCGCCGCGTTGGGACCGATCCTGGCCGGGCTGCTGCTGGAGCGTTTCACGTGGCATGCGGCGTTCCTGGTGAACGTGCCGGTCATGGCGGCGGCGATCGGCGCGGGGCTGGTGCTGCTGCCCGAGTCCAGGAACCCCAGCCCCGGCCGCTGGGACGCGCTCGCCACGGTGTTGTCGATGGCCGGCATGGTGACGCTGGTGTACGCCGTCAAAAGCTTCGGCAAGTACGGCCCCGCCTCGGCCGGCGCCCTGCTGGCGACCGTAGTCGCGGCGGTGACACTGGGCTGGTTCGTGCTGCGCTGCCTGCGCCGGCCGGATCCGCTCCTGGAGCTCCGGCTGTTCCGCAGCGGCCCCTTCTCCGCCGGGGTGACGACGGCGCTGACCACCGCGATCGCGATGGGCGCGGTGTTGTTGCTGCTCGCGCAGTGGATGCAGCTGGTGCGGGGCTACTCGCCGCTGGAGACGGGCGTGCGGCTGCTGCCGGCGGCGCTGGCCGCGCTCGTGGCCTCGCCGCTGGCTCCGTCGCTGGCGGCCAGGATCGGCGCCCGTACGGTGCTGGCGGGCGGCCTGGCGGTGACGGCGGCGGGGTTCCTGCTGCTCTTCCTGGCGCCGGCGCCGCTGGACTACTGGCCGGTGGCGGGCGCGCTGACGCTGATCGGCATCGGGAACGGCGCTCTGGCGATCGCCTCCGCGGTGATCATGTCGGGTACACCCGCGGCGAAGTCGGGCAGCGCGGCGGCCATCGAGGAGACCAGTTACGACCTCGGCGGGGCGCTCGGCGTGGCCGTGCTCGGCAGCGTGGCGGCGGCCGTCTACCGCGGCGGGCTGGACTACGACGGGCCGGCGGCCGGGGTCGCGCGGGAGTCCCTGGGCGGCGCGATCGACGTGGCCAGGGAACTGGGCGCGGAAGGTGCCCGGCTGGGCGCGGAAGGCTTCCAGCTCAGCGCGGAGGGCGCGCGGCTGGCCGAGCAGGCGACGGCGGCCTTCACCCACTCACTCGCGCTGACCAGCGGGGCGGGCGCGGCGTTGATGCTGGCCGGCGCGGTGCTGGTGTGGTTGCTGACGCCGCGCGGCCTGGACCTGTCCGCCGGTCATCGCTGA
- a CDS encoding TetR/AcrR family transcriptional regulator, which translates to MSREQIMRAAIQHLNRDPSASMAQLADAVGISRATLHRQFSSRDELMLALARRGHDEWERVQLAAGLDAASASGDAARLEKALNALLTGLIEVADEYGFGLTDYALAVHPELSRRVEELEEREIAFYTAAQRAGLLSAQLPVRWISDAVYGLLVAVRDGLRRGDIARRDAPRLLLEMFLHGAAPRRPA; encoded by the coding sequence ATGAGCCGAGAGCAGATCATGAGGGCGGCGATCCAGCACCTCAACAGGGACCCGTCCGCCTCCATGGCGCAGCTCGCCGACGCGGTCGGGATCAGCAGGGCCACGCTGCACCGGCAGTTCAGCAGCCGCGACGAGCTGATGCTGGCCCTGGCCCGCCGCGGCCACGACGAGTGGGAGCGCGTGCAGCTGGCCGCCGGCCTCGACGCCGCGAGCGCCTCAGGGGACGCGGCGAGGCTGGAGAAGGCGCTGAACGCGCTGCTCACCGGCCTGATCGAGGTCGCCGACGAATACGGCTTCGGCCTCACCGACTACGCACTGGCCGTCCACCCCGAGTTGTCGCGCCGCGTCGAGGAGCTGGAGGAACGCGAGATCGCGTTCTACACCGCCGCCCAGCGCGCGGGCCTGCTGAGCGCCCAACTGCCCGTCCGCTGGATCAGCGACGCCGTCTACGGCCTGCTCGTGGCCGTGCGAGACGGCCTGCGCCGCGGCGACATCGCCCGCCGGGACGCCCCCCGGCTGCTCCTCGAGATGTTCCTGCACGGCGCCGCGCCCCGGAGGCCAGCATGA
- a CDS encoding TetR/AcrR family transcriptional regulator, whose translation MVTGDARTRILDAAEELFAGSGYEATPTAVIASLAKVPKGLISDYFPRKIDVLVALVNERTHIEEGRDVDAVPGDPAGTLARLARGLPLRASPAMRRILFREADTHGSVKERLSRLNGELIRRARFALELALPGARGDAARLEVAAATFAAILLYQENLWQLTGHQIDPEAVAELIAHSLV comes from the coding sequence GTGGTGACGGGTGACGCGCGCACGCGCATCCTGGACGCGGCAGAGGAGCTGTTCGCGGGCTCCGGTTACGAGGCCACTCCGACTGCGGTCATCGCCAGCCTCGCGAAAGTGCCCAAAGGGCTGATCTCCGACTACTTCCCGCGCAAGATCGACGTACTGGTCGCTCTCGTCAATGAGCGTACGCACATCGAGGAGGGTCGCGACGTCGACGCGGTCCCCGGCGACCCGGCGGGCACGCTGGCCAGGCTCGCACGGGGGCTGCCGCTGCGGGCCTCACCGGCGATGCGGCGCATCCTGTTCCGTGAGGCCGACACGCACGGCTCGGTCAAGGAACGGCTCAGCCGTCTCAACGGGGAGCTGATCAGGCGGGCCAGGTTCGCGCTGGAGTTGGCGCTGCCCGGGGCGCGGGGGGACGCGGCCAGGCTGGAGGTGGCGGCGGCCACGTTCGCCGCCATCCTGCTCTACCAGGAGAACCTCTGGCAGCTAACGGGCCACCAGATCGACCCCGAGGCCGTCGCGGAACTCATCGCCCACTCGCTCGTCTAG
- a CDS encoding WS/DGAT/MGAT family O-acyltransferase translates to MRQLTALDAQFLNVETATTAAHVAGLAILDSANGSLNRDALAELLLDRIHLSPALSLRLAEVPLGLDHPYWAPDPGFDIGNHLFELTLPEPGNDWQLADAVAEIHARRLDRAHPLWEMHLINGLPDGRVAIYTKVHHAAIDGISGAETLATLLDLTPDGHLTRRKLPTTVQPVSANGSHAPSAALPAAGQRDHASGNGHANGRAGGSCGGVPAGDRLVPADGHGQKAPGLIDMLAGAALRTATHPVRAVRSVVRAAGDLDAIPLAATVPGAKLIAKAARVVARDRPNRPELPSLAVPRTPFNGPISARRHLSFGSLSLKDVKKVATSNSMSVNDVVMTLCTSALRSWLHERDALPEAPLIVAVPVAVRTADAKDLVGNQISAMIAPMPTNVSDPHERLQAVGATMGRAKRRFALAPATWLSELCSVLPAPVTSLATPAIFRLAGMAFPPINLIISNVPGPQFPLYLCGGRVLSYYPLSVLTDMSGGLNITCFSYDGMLDFGIVACPERVDDVWGLLRHLRTALDELLDERVGDEFRDGLGVDLVAR, encoded by the coding sequence ATGCGCCAGCTGACCGCACTCGACGCTCAGTTCCTCAATGTCGAGACGGCGACCACCGCCGCGCACGTGGCCGGGCTGGCGATACTCGACTCGGCGAACGGGTCGCTCAACCGGGACGCGCTCGCGGAGTTGCTGCTCGACCGGATCCACTTGTCCCCCGCGCTCAGCCTGCGGCTGGCCGAGGTGCCGTTGGGACTGGACCATCCCTACTGGGCACCCGATCCCGGCTTCGACATCGGCAACCACCTGTTCGAGCTGACGTTGCCCGAGCCGGGGAACGACTGGCAGCTGGCCGACGCCGTGGCGGAGATCCACGCCCGCAGGCTCGACCGGGCGCATCCGCTGTGGGAGATGCATCTGATCAATGGGTTGCCCGACGGGCGGGTGGCCATCTACACGAAGGTGCACCACGCCGCCATCGACGGCATCTCGGGCGCGGAGACCCTGGCCACCCTGCTCGACCTCACCCCGGACGGCCACCTCACCCGCCGCAAGCTCCCCACGACGGTCCAGCCGGTCAGCGCGAACGGCAGCCACGCGCCCAGCGCCGCCCTCCCCGCCGCCGGCCAGCGCGATCACGCCTCGGGCAACGGCCACGCCAACGGCCGGGCCGGCGGGTCATGCGGCGGCGTCCCCGCCGGCGACCGGCTGGTGCCGGCCGATGGGCACGGGCAGAAGGCGCCCGGGCTGATCGACATGCTGGCCGGCGCCGCCCTGCGCACCGCCACCCACCCCGTCCGCGCCGTGCGATCGGTCGTCAGAGCGGCCGGAGACCTGGACGCCATCCCGCTGGCAGCCACCGTGCCGGGCGCGAAGCTGATCGCCAAGGCCGCACGAGTGGTCGCCCGCGACCGGCCCAACCGCCCCGAGCTGCCGAGCCTCGCCGTTCCCCGCACCCCCTTCAACGGGCCCATCAGCGCCCGCCGCCACCTGTCCTTCGGCTCGCTGTCGCTCAAGGACGTCAAGAAGGTGGCCACCTCCAACAGCATGAGCGTCAACGACGTCGTCATGACCCTGTGCACGTCGGCGCTCCGCTCGTGGCTGCACGAGCGCGACGCGTTGCCGGAGGCGCCGCTGATCGTCGCCGTCCCGGTCGCGGTCCGTACGGCCGACGCCAAGGACCTGGTCGGCAACCAGATCTCCGCCATGATCGCCCCCATGCCCACCAATGTCTCCGACCCGCACGAGCGCCTGCAGGCGGTCGGCGCGACCATGGGCCGGGCCAAGCGGCGTTTCGCGCTCGCGCCCGCGACCTGGCTGAGCGAGCTGTGCTCGGTGCTGCCCGCTCCGGTCACGAGCCTGGCCACGCCGGCGATCTTCCGGCTGGCCGGCATGGCGTTCCCGCCGATCAATCTGATCATCAGCAACGTGCCAGGACCGCAGTTCCCGCTGTACCTGTGCGGCGGGAGGGTGCTGTCGTACTACCCGCTGTCCGTCCTGACCGACATGAGCGGCGGCCTGAACATCACCTGCTTCTCCTACGACGGCATGCTCGACTTCGGCATCGTCGCCTGCCCCGAGCGCGTCGACGACGTGTGGGGCCTGCTCCGGCACCTGCGTACGGCGCTGGATGAGCTGCTAGACGAGCGAGTGGGCGATGAGTTCCGCGACGGCCTCGGGGTCGATCTGGTGGCCCGTTAG
- a CDS encoding sulfite oxidase produces MEQATATIVKPLPDHLFRVHGASAEMRWEAMSGQGYHTPTDRFFVRNHTSTPLIDVTTWRLRLHGAGIRSPREFGYDELRAMPSRTYDLAIECAGNGRRFYGTQQHDPAPGTQWGLGAIGVARWRGVPLKYLLKQVGVRPEAVDVLPSGLDAPFEDYGHVRRPLPIDKAMDDVLVAYEMNGEPLPPDHGFPVRLVVPGWVGIASIKWLGDIEVSTAKLFTPWNTVFYADVTTQPVKSAFELAWNAVLPITGPHILHGRSWSGRGRIVRAEVSFDGGFSWRAAEHHGHHLVGAWLPWHIAWAPRHTGRYVLMARATDETGATQPMVTPRHPFGYHFDAVVQHPIHVVLG; encoded by the coding sequence ATGGAGCAAGCCACTGCGACGATCGTGAAGCCGCTGCCCGACCACCTGTTCCGGGTGCACGGCGCGAGTGCCGAGATGCGGTGGGAGGCCATGTCGGGGCAGGGATACCACACGCCGACCGACCGGTTCTTCGTGCGCAACCACACCTCCACGCCGCTCATCGACGTCACGACCTGGCGGCTGCGACTGCACGGCGCGGGCATCCGAAGTCCGCGCGAGTTCGGCTACGACGAACTCCGGGCCATGCCGTCCCGGACCTACGACCTGGCGATCGAGTGCGCGGGCAACGGGCGGCGCTTCTACGGCACGCAACAGCACGACCCCGCCCCGGGGACGCAGTGGGGCCTGGGGGCGATCGGAGTCGCACGGTGGCGCGGGGTGCCGTTGAAATACCTGCTCAAGCAGGTCGGCGTGCGTCCCGAGGCCGTGGACGTGTTGCCCTCGGGGCTGGACGCGCCGTTCGAGGACTACGGTCACGTACGCAGGCCGCTGCCGATCGACAAGGCCATGGACGACGTGCTGGTGGCCTACGAGATGAACGGCGAGCCGCTGCCTCCCGATCACGGATTTCCGGTGCGATTGGTGGTGCCGGGATGGGTGGGAATAGCGTCCATCAAATGGTTGGGCGACATCGAAGTTTCCACGGCCAAGCTCTTCACTCCGTGGAACACGGTCTTTTACGCGGATGTCACCACGCAGCCTGTGAAGAGCGCTTTCGAGCTCGCCTGGAATGCCGTCCTGCCCATCACCGGGCCGCACATCCTGCACGGCCGGTCCTGGTCGGGGCGGGGCAGGATCGTGCGGGCCGAGGTGAGCTTCGACGGCGGGTTCAGCTGGCGCGCGGCCGAGCACCACGGGCATCACCTGGTCGGAGCCTGGCTGCCCTGGCACATCGCGTGGGCTCCCCGCCACACGGGGCGGTATGTGCTCATGGCCAGGGCGACCGACGAGACAGGCGCCACGCAGCCCATGGTCACGCCCCGGCATCCCTTCGGCTATCACTTCGACGCCGTCGTGCAACACCCCATTCACGTTGTCCTCGGATAG
- the polX gene encoding DNA polymerase/3'-5' exonuclease PolX — MRANEEAASALQEYAELFALCGGDAFRVRSYQKAAKAIAGFPEDILVVDVRNVPGVGEAIAKKMEEFLQRGSFRQLDDLRARVPDGVRRLTRVPTLGPKTAIMLFEDYGVDSTDALREAISSGRLDGVKGLGPKTLANLLKGIEQLEQSGRRVHIGVAMSLAEQVMASLPAERIAYAGSLRRMKDTIGDIDILAVAPESIMEEFRAQPYVADVIAAGDKKTSIRTTSGIQVDLRVVPAESWGAAMQYFTGSKEHNVAIREMAVKKGWKLSEYGLFEGERVIAAESEEDIYAALGMRFVPPPMREDGGEVKAALRGELPVLVELPDLKGDLHTHTDLTDGIASLEDMVAAGHARGYAYYAVTDHAPDLAMQRMTLDKALEQRGRVAELQRKYPDMRLLHGTELNIAPDGSVDWPGEILREFDVCVASVHSHFGMSREEMTRRFIAACENPYVDIIGHPTTRKIGKRAAVDADWEAVFRAAARTGTAMEIDSFPDRSDLPSDLARLARHHGVKFSIDSDSHAIPHLANQRFGIGIAQRAWLTTDDVINTWPLDRLQAFLGR, encoded by the coding sequence ATGCGGGCAAATGAGGAGGCGGCGTCGGCGCTGCAGGAATACGCGGAGTTGTTCGCGCTCTGCGGCGGCGACGCCTTCCGGGTGCGGAGCTACCAGAAGGCGGCCAAGGCCATCGCCGGGTTCCCTGAGGACATCTTGGTCGTCGACGTGCGCAATGTCCCCGGCGTCGGCGAGGCGATCGCCAAGAAGATGGAGGAGTTCCTGCAGCGCGGGAGCTTCCGGCAGCTCGACGACCTGCGGGCGCGCGTCCCCGACGGCGTGCGCAGGCTGACGCGGGTGCCGACCCTGGGCCCCAAGACGGCGATCATGCTGTTCGAGGACTACGGCGTCGACTCCACCGACGCGCTGCGCGAGGCCATCTCCTCTGGCCGCCTCGACGGCGTCAAAGGCCTCGGCCCCAAGACCCTGGCCAATCTGCTCAAGGGCATCGAGCAGCTCGAGCAGTCCGGTCGCCGCGTGCACATCGGCGTCGCCATGTCGCTGGCCGAGCAGGTGATGGCCTCGCTGCCGGCCGAGCGGATCGCGTACGCGGGATCGCTGCGGCGGATGAAGGACACGATCGGCGACATCGACATCCTCGCGGTCGCACCGGAGTCGATCATGGAGGAGTTCCGGGCCCAGCCTTACGTCGCCGACGTCATCGCGGCGGGCGACAAGAAGACCTCGATCCGCACCACGTCCGGCATCCAGGTGGACCTGCGCGTGGTCCCGGCCGAGTCGTGGGGCGCGGCCATGCAATATTTCACTGGCTCCAAGGAGCACAACGTCGCCATCAGGGAGATGGCGGTGAAGAAGGGCTGGAAGCTCTCGGAATACGGATTGTTCGAGGGCGAGCGGGTGATCGCCGCCGAGTCCGAGGAGGACATCTACGCCGCGCTCGGCATGCGGTTCGTGCCGCCGCCGATGCGGGAGGACGGCGGCGAGGTCAAGGCGGCGCTGCGGGGCGAGCTGCCCGTGCTCGTGGAGCTGCCCGACCTCAAGGGCGACCTGCACACGCACACCGATCTCACGGACGGGATCGCGTCGCTGGAGGACATGGTGGCGGCCGGGCACGCCCGCGGCTACGCCTACTACGCGGTCACCGACCACGCGCCGGACCTGGCGATGCAGCGGATGACGTTGGACAAGGCGCTGGAGCAGCGGGGACGGGTGGCCGAGCTCCAGCGGAAATACCCGGACATGCGCCTGCTGCACGGCACCGAGCTCAACATCGCGCCCGACGGCTCGGTGGACTGGCCCGGGGAGATCCTGCGGGAGTTCGACGTGTGCGTGGCCTCGGTGCACTCCCATTTCGGGATGTCGCGGGAGGAGATGACGCGCCGTTTCATCGCCGCCTGCGAAAACCCGTACGTGGACATCATCGGGCATCCGACGACGCGGAAGATCGGCAAGCGGGCGGCGGTGGACGCGGACTGGGAGGCCGTCTTCCGCGCGGCGGCCCGCACGGGCACCGCGATGGAGATCGACTCCTTTCCCGACCGCTCTGACCTGCCGTCGGATCTGGCGCGGCTGGCCAGGCACCACGGGGTCAAGTTCTCGATCGACAGCGACTCGCACGCGATTCCCCACTTGGCGAACCAGCGGTTCGGGATCGGGATCGCACAGCGGGCGTGGTTGACGACGGACGACGTGATCAACACCTGGCCCCTGGACCGGCTCCAGGCCTTCCTGGGCCGCTGA